A portion of the Desulfovibrio legallii genome contains these proteins:
- the nifB gene encoding nitrogenase cofactor biosynthesis protein NifB has translation MSANLVNLNTNPCKMCMPLGAASAFYGIRKCMTILHGSQGCSTYIRRHMATHYNEPVDIASSSLTEEGTVFGGAKNLLTGLANLIKLYDPEVIGVATTCLAETIGEDVPAIIKEFKESHPEVTAHIIPVASPGYGGSQYEGFFRALHAIVRHTPMNPAPNGCVNIITGHLSAADTRALKALLEASGLDCILLPDLSQNLDGGHEATYNRLPQHGTPLARISLMAGARMTLELAPLCPEEYSPGACLQEAFGVPLLRLNLPIGLEDTDAFVASLEALGATLPASLAEERARYLDAMIDAHKYNAQCRAAVFGEPDAVLGMTRACCEHGVVPVVAATGSRCPGLDAALRPCMTAAAETQLAEGFDILDFADFTAIENALTARKANLMLGNSDGRRIEERRHIPLLRYGFPIHDRVGGQRTRLLLYDGSLSLMEATANAMLHQTESVFRQELYDKYYTDAAAAKTLDARRIEPVVRPAVVVAAGAQADAAANAARTKSHPCFTCGACSTAARLHLPIAPRCNLSCNYCLRKYDCPNESRPGVTTAVLTPEQAVERFLQVKRDMPNLTVVGIAGPGDSLANPEATFRTLEMIRKEDPNITFCMSTNGLALPEFVEDMRRVGVSHATVTINAVDPAIGAQIYRYAEYRGGRYTGETAAALLLANQLAGLRALTRAGIVCKVNTVMLKGINDTHIPKVVETVRDLGAELTNIMQLIPVKGSAFENMPLVSNKELMDLRKSCEPTLRQMYHCKQCRADAVGLLGDDRSIDYRPPAPAPAAEESAPVPVARGIRIAVASKTGAAVDQHFGQADQFYIYESDGTAARYLETRSVARYCRGMDDCGSGKAGRMDGILAAVDDCKGVLALRIGQSPLEKLQQKGIRVFTLYETVDKAVNEAAKALCG, from the coding sequence ATGAGCGCCAACCTCGTCAATCTCAATACCAACCCCTGCAAGATGTGCATGCCCCTGGGCGCGGCCAGCGCCTTTTACGGCATCCGCAAGTGCATGACCATCCTGCACGGTTCGCAGGGCTGCAGCACCTATATCCGGCGCCACATGGCCACGCACTATAATGAGCCCGTGGACATCGCCTCCTCCTCCCTCACGGAAGAGGGCACGGTCTTCGGCGGGGCCAAAAACCTGCTCACCGGTCTTGCCAACCTCATCAAGCTCTATGATCCGGAAGTGATCGGCGTGGCCACCACCTGCCTGGCCGAGACCATCGGCGAAGATGTGCCCGCCATCATCAAGGAATTTAAGGAAAGCCACCCCGAAGTCACGGCCCACATCATCCCCGTGGCCTCGCCGGGCTACGGCGGCTCGCAGTACGAGGGCTTTTTCCGCGCGCTGCACGCCATTGTGCGCCACACGCCCATGAATCCCGCCCCCAACGGCTGCGTCAACATCATCACCGGCCACCTTTCCGCTGCGGACACCCGCGCCCTCAAGGCCCTGCTGGAGGCCAGCGGCCTGGACTGCATCCTGCTGCCGGACCTCTCCCAGAACCTGGACGGCGGCCATGAGGCAACCTACAACCGCCTGCCCCAGCACGGCACGCCCCTGGCCCGCATCAGCCTTATGGCCGGGGCGCGCATGACCCTGGAGCTGGCCCCCCTCTGCCCGGAGGAATACTCCCCTGGCGCTTGCCTGCAAGAGGCCTTTGGCGTGCCCTTGCTGCGCCTCAACCTGCCCATCGGCCTGGAAGACACGGACGCCTTCGTGGCCAGCCTGGAGGCCCTGGGCGCGACCCTGCCCGCAAGCCTGGCCGAGGAACGCGCCCGCTACCTGGACGCCATGATCGACGCCCACAAGTACAATGCCCAGTGCCGCGCCGCCGTCTTCGGCGAACCAGACGCCGTGCTGGGCATGACGCGGGCCTGCTGTGAACACGGCGTCGTGCCCGTGGTGGCCGCCACGGGCAGCCGCTGCCCCGGCCTGGACGCGGCCCTGCGCCCCTGCATGACCGCCGCCGCCGAAACGCAGCTTGCCGAAGGCTTCGACATCCTGGACTTCGCGGACTTCACAGCCATTGAAAACGCCCTTACGGCGCGCAAGGCCAACCTCATGCTGGGCAATTCCGACGGCCGCCGCATTGAGGAACGCCGCCACATCCCGCTGCTGCGCTACGGCTTCCCCATCCACGACCGGGTGGGCGGCCAGCGCACCCGCCTGCTGCTCTACGACGGCTCCCTGAGCCTTATGGAAGCCACGGCCAACGCCATGCTGCACCAGACGGAAAGCGTCTTCCGGCAGGAACTCTATGACAAATATTATACGGATGCGGCGGCGGCCAAAACCCTGGACGCCCGCCGCATCGAGCCCGTGGTCCGGCCTGCCGTTGTCGTCGCCGCCGGAGCCCAGGCGGATGCCGCGGCCAACGCCGCGCGCACCAAGTCCCACCCCTGCTTCACCTGCGGGGCGTGTTCCACTGCGGCCCGGCTGCACCTGCCCATTGCCCCGCGCTGCAACCTGAGCTGCAACTACTGCCTGCGCAAGTACGACTGCCCCAACGAGAGCCGCCCCGGCGTCACCACTGCCGTGCTCACCCCCGAACAGGCCGTGGAGCGCTTCCTCCAGGTCAAACGCGACATGCCCAACCTTACCGTGGTGGGCATTGCCGGGCCCGGCGATTCCCTGGCCAACCCCGAAGCCACATTCCGCACCCTGGAGATGATCCGCAAGGAAGACCCCAACATCACCTTCTGCATGTCCACCAACGGCCTGGCCCTGCCGGAATTTGTAGAGGACATGCGCCGGGTGGGCGTAAGCCACGCTACCGTTACCATCAATGCTGTAGACCCGGCCATCGGCGCGCAGATCTACCGCTATGCGGAATACCGCGGCGGGCGCTACACGGGCGAAACCGCCGCCGCGCTCCTGCTGGCCAATCAGCTGGCCGGCCTGCGCGCCCTGACCCGCGCGGGCATTGTCTGCAAGGTCAATACGGTCATGCTCAAAGGCATAAATGATACCCACATCCCCAAGGTGGTGGAAACCGTGCGCGACCTGGGCGCGGAGCTCACCAACATCATGCAGCTCATCCCGGTGAAGGGCAGCGCGTTTGAGAACATGCCCCTGGTCAGCAACAAGGAGCTCATGGACCTGCGCAAGAGCTGCGAACCCACCCTGCGCCAGATGTACCACTGCAAGCAGTGCCGCGCCGACGCTGTGGGCCTGCTGGGCGACGATCGCTCCATCGACTACCGCCCGCCCGCGCCCGCCCCTGCAGCGGAAGAAAGCGCGCCCGTACCGGTGGCGCGCGGCATCCGCATCGCCGTGGCCTCCAAGACAGGCGCCGCCGTGGACCAGCACTTCGGTCAGGCGGACCAGTTCTATATCTATGAAAGCGACGGCACGGCCGCCCGCTACCTGGAAACCCGCAGCGTGGCCCGCTACTGCCGAGGTATGGACGATTGCGGCTCCGGCAAGGCCGGACGCATGGACGGCATCCTGGCCGCTGTGGACGACTGCAAGGGCGTGTTGGCCCTGCGCATCGGCCAAAGCCCCCTGGAAAAACTGCAGCAAAAGGGCATCCGCGTCTTCACCCTGTACGAAACTGTGGACAAGGCCGTAAACGAAGCCGCCAAGGCGCTCTGCGGCTAA
- a CDS encoding homocitrate synthase/isopropylmalate synthase family protein, whose translation MPHLVDITLSLFLASPPPALAYGAGRKGVSDAFALWAGEWLDLLHSMGFLVEVPPSLRHAAPAGPRARKPGAPPHGHYARLGGCCDALRDFPAFWARYAPLKDRIEFCPNDTAGCATALAVLWLSHGGARVAGALGGSAAHGPAAGPALEEAALCLAAQGQDAGLRRLDLLPRAATLLREAGLALSRHKAVLGADIFAVESGIHVDGIAKAPHLYEPFSPESVGLTRQVVMGRHSGLGAVRLKARQMGLPLPEAALRPVLGAVHALALRQQSSLCDAQFAALCRPHLPPAIAQPRRLTAPGAPAEVDRA comes from the coding sequence ATGCCGCATCTGGTCGATATCACCCTGAGCCTGTTTCTGGCTTCGCCGCCGCCAGCCCTGGCCTACGGCGCAGGCCGCAAGGGCGTGAGCGACGCCTTTGCCCTCTGGGCCGGAGAATGGCTGGACCTCCTCCACAGCATGGGCTTTCTGGTGGAGGTGCCTCCTTCCCTGCGCCACGCCGCGCCCGCGGGGCCCCGCGCCCGCAAGCCCGGCGCGCCGCCCCACGGCCATTACGCCCGTCTGGGAGGCTGCTGCGACGCGCTGCGCGACTTTCCGGCCTTCTGGGCGCGGTACGCTCCCCTCAAAGACCGTATTGAATTCTGCCCCAACGATACAGCGGGCTGCGCCACGGCCCTGGCCGTGCTCTGGCTTTCCCACGGGGGAGCGCGCGTGGCCGGAGCCCTCGGCGGCAGCGCCGCGCACGGGCCGGCCGCCGGGCCCGCGCTGGAGGAAGCGGCCCTCTGCCTGGCCGCGCAAGGGCAGGACGCGGGCCTGCGCCGCCTGGATCTGCTGCCCAGGGCCGCGACCCTGCTGCGTGAGGCGGGTCTGGCCCTTTCCCGCCACAAGGCCGTGCTGGGCGCGGATATTTTTGCAGTGGAATCGGGCATCCATGTGGACGGCATCGCCAAGGCCCCACACCTCTATGAACCCTTCAGCCCGGAAAGCGTGGGCCTGACGCGCCAGGTGGTCATGGGCCGCCATTCTGGCCTGGGGGCCGTGCGCCTTAAGGCCCGGCAAATGGGCCTGCCCCTGCCGGAAGCCGCCCTGCGCCCGGTGCTTGGCGCGGTCCACGCCCTGGCCCTGCGCCAGCAAAGCAGCCTCTGCGATGCCCAGTTTGCGGCGCTGTGCCGCCCCCATCTTCCCCCCGCCATTGCCCAACCCCGGAGGCTCACGGCTCCGGGCGCTCCAGCGGAGGTGGACCGTGCCTGA
- a CDS encoding homocitrate synthase translates to MPEIILVDTTLRDGEQAPGFAFTPQVKIRLARLLDAAGVGQIEAGVPAMGAAEKEVVRGVRAACAQARVSTWNRLHEGDIRQSLDCAPHIIHLCCPISDRQIREKLKSTRPQVLDLLRRCVALAASRGAEVTVGFEDASHATPDQLRQAAQAARQAGVRRVRCSDTVGAYTPDQVWRAVRVLREAGLDVEIHAHNDLGMAVANSLMAASAGAAYVNTTLWGIGERAGNCGLAAFAHAAARLGGAACAVAPEAARDLEQEAAALLPAHALDAWGLGPRRPFGH, encoded by the coding sequence GTGCCTGAGATCATTTTGGTGGACACCACATTGCGCGACGGCGAACAGGCCCCAGGGTTCGCGTTTACGCCGCAGGTCAAAATCCGTCTGGCCAGACTGCTGGACGCCGCGGGCGTCGGCCAGATCGAAGCGGGCGTGCCGGCCATGGGCGCGGCGGAAAAAGAAGTGGTCCGCGGCGTGCGCGCGGCCTGCGCCCAGGCCCGCGTTTCCACCTGGAACCGCCTGCATGAGGGCGACATCCGCCAGTCCCTGGACTGCGCGCCGCACATCATCCACCTCTGCTGCCCCATCTCGGACCGGCAGATCAGAGAAAAGCTCAAATCCACCCGCCCGCAGGTGCTGGATTTGCTGCGACGCTGCGTGGCCCTGGCCGCCAGCCGCGGCGCGGAAGTGACCGTGGGCTTTGAGGACGCCTCCCACGCTACGCCGGACCAGTTGCGCCAGGCGGCTCAGGCGGCGCGGCAGGCAGGCGTGCGCCGCGTGCGCTGCAGCGATACCGTGGGGGCCTATACCCCGGATCAGGTCTGGCGCGCCGTGCGCGTGCTGCGCGAAGCGGGGCTGGATGTGGAAATCCACGCCCACAACGACCTGGGCATGGCCGTGGCCAATTCTCTTATGGCCGCCAGCGCGGGCGCGGCCTATGTGAACACCACCCTGTGGGGCATCGGCGAAAGGGCCGGCAACTGCGGCCTGGCCGCCTTTGCCCACGCTGCCGCCCGCCTGGGAGGCGCGGCCTGCGCCGTGGCCCCGGAGGCCGCGCGCGATCTGGAGCAGGAAGCCGCCGCGCTGCTGCCCGCTCACGCCCTGGACGCCTGGGGCTTGGGGCCGCGCCGTCCCTTTGGACATTAA
- a CDS encoding Fe-only nitrogenase accessory AnfO family protein — protein MRCSHIAVMQTADAALAGVETCARIVLWTRAEDAETGWAQGPALPFSLGGCGNMAALRGRLRQLAGLLPQGAALVGTGISGLAYNELSRLGFCLCELTAFDPQLLPPLAAEIEAKAQEDAPVPTGPVATDAPGVYAINLMEVMAAHPEISSKKALRPFLASTPFVELELICGHMPPWLEEYMREHRLTCTRSHLPDGALRARITHALCGEAAQPC, from the coding sequence ATGCGCTGTAGCCATATTGCCGTTATGCAGACCGCCGACGCTGCCCTGGCCGGAGTGGAGACCTGCGCCCGCATCGTGCTCTGGACCCGCGCCGAGGATGCGGAAACAGGCTGGGCGCAAGGGCCCGCCCTGCCTTTTTCTTTGGGGGGCTGCGGGAATATGGCCGCCCTGCGCGGGCGGCTGCGGCAGCTGGCCGGCCTTCTGCCGCAGGGCGCTGCCCTGGTGGGCACGGGCATATCGGGCCTGGCCTACAACGAGCTGAGCCGCCTGGGCTTCTGCCTCTGCGAGCTGACCGCCTTTGACCCGCAGCTGCTGCCGCCTCTGGCAGCGGAAATTGAAGCCAAGGCGCAGGAAGACGCCCCCGTGCCCACGGGGCCGGTAGCCACAGACGCGCCCGGCGTTTACGCCATTAACCTCATGGAAGTGATGGCTGCGCATCCGGAAATCTCGTCCAAAAAGGCCCTGCGGCCGTTTCTGGCTTCCACGCCCTTTGTGGAGCTGGAGCTGATCTGCGGGCACATGCCGCCCTGGCTGGAAGAATACATGCGCGAACACCGCCTGACCTGCACCCGCAGCCATCTGCCGGACGGCGCCCTGCGGGCGCGCATCACCCACGCCCTTTGCGGCGAGGCCGCACAACCCTGTTAA
- a CDS encoding DUF4851 domain-containing protein produces MKKLLLCWAALCGALLLGCAQAERRGVLDGAYVSTARPAISARAAQLPLMGNGRWHVQLPDTDMVGGLPVRVWLAVYGAAAPQGALAIVAHAEVPQGWFWDGASRRSFSVDPGVELLGDMGFQASTAIVSAKRDPFTALAGVKEETDGRPTAWLVRQFMARANFDRDKIVLEYREPLPAELAGKTTLEIPGTDLLRAFEQRARAAFVVGPAPADAQAAQAGSLPQVRWQYVDQNFLGTVSRQELLQTR; encoded by the coding sequence ATGAAAAAACTTTTGCTTTGCTGGGCCGCCCTGTGCGGCGCTCTGCTGCTGGGCTGCGCCCAGGCGGAGCGGCGCGGCGTGCTGGACGGCGCGTATGTTTCCACGGCGCGTCCGGCCATCAGCGCGCGCGCGGCGCAGCTGCCCCTCATGGGCAATGGGCGCTGGCATGTGCAGCTTCCCGATACAGATATGGTGGGCGGGCTGCCCGTGCGGGTCTGGCTGGCCGTGTACGGCGCTGCCGCGCCGCAAGGGGCCCTGGCCATTGTGGCCCATGCCGAGGTGCCGCAAGGCTGGTTCTGGGACGGCGCGAGCCGACGGTCCTTCAGCGTAGACCCCGGCGTGGAGCTGTTGGGCGATATGGGCTTTCAGGCCAGCACCGCCATCGTGAGCGCCAAACGCGATCCCTTCACGGCTCTGGCAGGCGTCAAGGAAGAAACGGACGGACGGCCTACAGCCTGGCTGGTGCGCCAGTTCATGGCCCGGGCCAATTTTGACCGCGACAAAATCGTGCTGGAATACCGCGAGCCCCTGCCGGCGGAGCTGGCCGGCAAAACCACGCTGGAGATTCCCGGCACGGACCTTTTGCGGGCCTTTGAGCAGCGCGCCCGCGCCGCCTTTGTGGTGGGTCCGGCCCCGGCGGACGCTCAGGCCGCACAGGCGGGCTCCCTGCCGCAAGTGCGCTGGCAGTATGTGGACCAGAACTTCCTGGGCACGGTTTCCCGGCAGGAATTGCTGCAGACGCGGTAG
- a CDS encoding tetratricopeptide repeat protein — MPVALAAEATPGAGGRQSLRSPVNPGGPENWPPDKALSTTGAAAAVPPPAPPAQSTPAQNAPSPATFGTGGGAASGTPPGVAAPGPAAPTAAARSEAAPDAPPVGSAGQNAPARAQDAAAPAVQPLPPAQTAPPTAAAHTEVSGKVSGEVLGLKEQKPEKEKAPVVEEPRPVVYVDEQGNPVPKPADPAKMLAEAERLLQERKFDEALPQLEQIRKLPNLTPEQREATLYHISDCLWARYADDPLAGFEPIVSATNEAMHANLRSPRVPDALLRLGLANVNVGNLVDAGGYMAALYRRYPDYPGVAQGFTALGQAQLAKERNAAAEQSFALVLDRYPESSVLMEASVGLATALHREKKYDQARLILDFISKRWPRHYIDQPDFLLLQARNAEALNLPAAALPLYWLHYNLVPQAKGADARLLRMGDMYSRLGANKAATFVYTQTRDKFSGSFAAWMARLRLAEGGIYDAPITYAAMSQVFARASGKNLPQFYREFAAAGGEAPQAALVGLKEAMWQYWDGRYTDAMGKAADFIDAHPENSDVPQARELIWMAFQKELTNSLTEGNYGRILILWNGFPLVRERYGAPDPRLRYALAQGLLERGEERRALEMLTPFLASPMDPQYGEATFVTFFNRYLQAGAWDKILDLGRLVSTWPLRPQLRNQLDYAMALSAQNLNLNAPALAMWHKLADKQDIPLYQRAYATYFLARDAEQRKDIAAAYQLNRKVVELFTRLHDERSDKADPQRIKDAMLALMDICEVGNRVPEALQWLARYNAFVPSNSPEYPGLRFREARLYRKLGDATRAQMLLESIVRDYKDSPFAQAAAAELRTFAVSRDLQNFMPGSAAGSSAGQPPAQNPAQSSGQPPAQNAAPAAP; from the coding sequence GTGCCCGTTGCTCTGGCCGCCGAGGCGACGCCGGGTGCGGGGGGCCGCCAAAGCCTGCGCAGCCCCGTCAACCCCGGCGGGCCGGAAAACTGGCCTCCGGATAAAGCCCTTTCCACCACTGGGGCGGCCGCTGCTGTCCCTCCCCCTGCGCCGCCAGCGCAGAGCACGCCCGCACAGAACGCGCCGTCTCCCGCAACCTTCGGCACCGGGGGGGGCGCAGCGTCCGGAACGCCGCCCGGCGTCGCGGCCCCCGGCCCAGCCGCGCCGACTGCCGCCGCCCGCTCCGAAGCCGCGCCCGACGCGCCCCCGGTTGGTTCCGCCGGGCAAAACGCTCCGGCCCGTGCGCAGGACGCGGCAGCGCCCGCCGTGCAGCCCCTTCCTCCGGCGCAGACCGCGCCGCCGACTGCCGCCGCGCATACGGAGGTTTCCGGCAAGGTCAGCGGCGAGGTGCTCGGCCTGAAGGAGCAGAAGCCGGAAAAAGAAAAGGCCCCGGTTGTGGAGGAACCCCGCCCGGTCGTCTATGTGGACGAGCAGGGCAATCCCGTGCCCAAGCCGGCTGACCCGGCTAAGATGCTGGCAGAAGCGGAACGCCTGCTTCAGGAACGGAAATTTGACGAAGCGCTGCCCCAACTGGAGCAGATCCGCAAGCTGCCCAACCTGACGCCGGAACAGCGGGAGGCGACCCTCTACCATATCAGCGATTGCCTCTGGGCCCGCTACGCCGATGATCCGCTGGCGGGCTTTGAGCCCATCGTATCCGCCACCAATGAGGCTATGCACGCCAACCTGCGCTCGCCCCGCGTGCCCGACGCCTTGCTGCGTCTGGGCCTGGCCAACGTCAACGTGGGCAACCTGGTGGATGCTGGCGGGTACATGGCGGCCCTGTACCGCCGCTATCCGGACTACCCTGGCGTGGCCCAGGGTTTTACGGCCCTGGGGCAGGCGCAGCTTGCCAAAGAGCGCAATGCTGCGGCGGAGCAGTCCTTTGCCCTGGTGCTGGACAGATACCCCGAATCCTCCGTGCTCATGGAGGCCTCCGTGGGGCTGGCCACGGCCCTGCATCGGGAAAAGAAATATGACCAGGCCCGGCTTATTCTGGATTTTATCAGCAAGCGCTGGCCGCGACACTATATTGACCAGCCGGACTTTTTGCTGCTGCAGGCCCGCAATGCCGAAGCTCTGAACCTCCCTGCGGCGGCCTTACCCCTATACTGGCTGCACTACAACCTGGTGCCCCAGGCCAAGGGCGCGGACGCCAGGCTGCTCCGGATGGGCGACATGTATTCCCGCCTGGGGGCGAACAAGGCGGCGACGTTTGTTTACACGCAGACGCGGGACAAGTTTTCGGGCTCCTTTGCCGCCTGGATGGCGCGCCTGCGCCTGGCGGAAGGCGGCATTTACGATGCGCCCATCACCTATGCGGCTATGAGCCAAGTGTTTGCGCGCGCCTCCGGAAAAAATCTGCCCCAATTCTACCGGGAGTTTGCCGCTGCCGGGGGCGAAGCCCCTCAGGCGGCGCTGGTCGGGCTTAAGGAAGCCATGTGGCAGTACTGGGACGGGCGCTATACCGACGCCATGGGCAAGGCGGCGGATTTTATTGACGCCCACCCCGAAAATTCCGATGTGCCCCAGGCGCGGGAGCTCATCTGGATGGCTTTTCAGAAAGAGCTGACCAACTCCCTCACCGAGGGCAACTACGGCCGCATCCTGATCCTCTGGAACGGCTTCCCCCTGGTGCGGGAACGCTACGGCGCGCCGGACCCGCGCCTGCGCTACGCCCTGGCCCAGGGGCTGCTGGAGCGGGGCGAGGAGCGCCGCGCCCTGGAGATGCTTACGCCCTTCCTGGCCTCGCCCATGGACCCGCAGTACGGCGAAGCCACCTTTGTGACGTTTTTTAATCGATACCTGCAGGCCGGGGCCTGGGACAAAATTCTGGATCTGGGCCGTTTGGTTTCCACATGGCCGCTGCGGCCGCAGCTGCGCAATCAGCTGGACTACGCCATGGCTCTTTCGGCCCAGAACCTCAACCTCAATGCCCCGGCCCTGGCCATGTGGCACAAGCTGGCGGACAAACAGGATATCCCCCTCTACCAGCGGGCCTACGCCACCTATTTTCTGGCCCGCGACGCCGAGCAGCGCAAGGACATTGCCGCCGCCTACCAGCTGAACCGTAAGGTGGTGGAGCTTTTCACCCGCCTGCACGACGAGCGCTCGGACAAAGCCGACCCCCAGCGCATCAAGGACGCCATGCTGGCCCTGATGGACATTTGTGAAGTGGGCAACCGCGTGCCCGAAGCCCTGCAGTGGCTGGCCCGCTATAACGCCTTTGTGCCGTCCAATTCGCCGGAATACCCCGGCCTGCGCTTCCGGGAGGCCCGCCTGTACCGCAAACTGGGCGACGCCACCAGGGCGCAGATGCTTCTGGAATCCATCGTGCGCGACTATAAGGATTCCCCTTTTGCTCAGGCCGCGGCGGCCGAGCTGCGCACCTTTGCCGTCTCGCGCGATCTGCAGAACTTCATGCCCGGCAGCGCGGCGGGATCCTCGGCCGGGCAGCCGCCTGCGCAGAATCCTGCCCAATCTTCCGGGCAGCCGCCTGCGCAGAACGCCGCCCCCGCCGCGCCATAA
- a CDS encoding sigma-54 interaction domain-containing protein yields MELNTSGIIGQSTTLAEVFKVLGKVAPTDSTVLVTGESGTGKELLVRALHANSRRAEKPFVPINCGAIPKDLLESELFGHEKGAFTHAIRSRPGRFEMADGGTVFLDEIGEMDLSLQVKILRVLQEKEIERVGGTGSKKVDVRIVAATNRDLEVEVAAGRFREDLYYRLNVIPLHLPPLRERGGDVLLLARHFLNHFCAKKGRPPLGLTPDARRVLVAYAWPGNVRELENFMERLSILVDGDTVRPEDLPAKILDHVGEIAALPEVDEAEAASDTGVVAAAVPAGRLQAGDSGGEPGAFVWPDLAVLTTHGLNLKDFLDAVEGRLIDEALDRAEGVKNQAAELLGIKRTTLIEKLKKRQV; encoded by the coding sequence ATGGAGTTGAACACCAGCGGCATTATCGGGCAAAGCACCACGCTGGCCGAGGTCTTTAAAGTGCTTGGCAAGGTGGCGCCCACCGACAGCACAGTGCTTGTAACCGGAGAATCGGGAACTGGCAAGGAATTGCTGGTTCGCGCCCTGCACGCCAACAGCCGCAGGGCGGAAAAGCCTTTTGTGCCCATCAACTGCGGGGCCATTCCCAAGGATTTGCTGGAAAGCGAGCTCTTCGGCCACGAAAAAGGGGCCTTTACCCATGCCATCCGCTCCCGGCCGGGCCGGTTTGAAATGGCCGACGGCGGCACGGTTTTCCTGGATGAAATCGGGGAGATGGATCTGAGTCTGCAGGTAAAAATTCTGCGGGTGCTGCAGGAAAAGGAAATCGAGCGGGTGGGCGGCACGGGCAGCAAAAAGGTGGATGTGCGCATTGTGGCGGCCACCAACCGTGACTTGGAGGTCGAGGTGGCGGCCGGGCGCTTTCGGGAGGATCTTTACTACCGCCTCAATGTCATTCCCCTGCATTTGCCGCCGCTGCGGGAGCGCGGCGGTGACGTGCTGCTGCTGGCCCGCCATTTTCTCAACCATTTCTGCGCCAAAAAGGGGCGGCCGCCCCTGGGGCTGACCCCGGACGCCCGGCGCGTGCTGGTGGCCTATGCCTGGCCCGGCAATGTGCGCGAGTTGGAAAACTTCATGGAGCGCTTGAGCATCCTGGTGGACGGCGATACCGTCCGCCCGGAGGATCTGCCGGCCAAGATCCTGGATCATGTGGGCGAGATTGCCGCCCTGCCGGAGGTGGATGAGGCTGAGGCCGCGTCCGACACCGGTGTGGTGGCGGCGGCCGTACCGGCGGGAAGGCTGCAGGCCGGGGATTCCGGCGGGGAGCCGGGCGCGTTCGTCTGGCCGGATCTGGCTGTGTTGACGACGCATGGGTTGAATCTTAAGGATTTTTTGGATGCGGTGGAGGGCCGCCTGATCGACGAGGCCCTGGACCGGGCCGAAGGCGTCAAGAACCAGGCTGCCGAGCTTTTGGGCATCAAGCGCACTACGCTTATTGAAAAGTTGAAAAAGCGGCAGGTCTAG